The DNA segment tttggttttgctttactctgatgaatttatctcaacacTTACCGTATGTGCCCATCCTGCGAGTGGTCCGTACAATTTTCTAAAATGATCGCCTATCTCATCGTACATTTTTTTGGTAACTGTTTTTTTGTTTCTAATATGTGGCATATAAAATTTAGCAGCTATCTGGTATACGTGTGTATCGACAGGTAATGCACCTAAATGTCCAAGGGACATTAAACAAATACAATCTGCTACTTTAGCACCAATTCCTGTGAGAGTCATCAGAGATTCTTTCGCTTCCTCATAATCCATCCCCTTCAACTTTTCCAACCACATCTCACCACCTTTCTCTTTTATCATTTCAGCAGATTTAGTTATGTATTTCGCTCTATAGCCAAATCCATTTTCTCTGAGTTTTGCTTCTACACCTGGTTGAGTAAGGTTTTCTACATCTGGAAAACTGTAGTATGTTTCTCCATTGATTTCACATATTTTGTCTCCATAAAATTTGGCCAACTTATTTACCATACTAGAAATCCTGCAACAATTTGGCTGAATATCTTCACAAAGAACCGGTcatctcaatatttttttacctCGATATGTTGTTATTTGAAGAACATATGAAAGAAAATATGTTTTCAGTGACATCTTGATTAAGTATTCTAATTCCGTAAAATTGCTGGGCAGCCTTTTTGAATATTGGATCGGCTTCAGACCACTGCTGATAGTATTCACGTAGGCTCAGGTTCAATTGAAAATAGTCCTTAAGAATATTATTATAGAGTTCGTTACGTTCCTCGATTTCCTTCTTTTCGAAACCACATTTTGTTTCGAAAACTTTGTACAATATTTCAGTTTCATTCTGTTTCAATATCCAAACTCTCTTTTTGAATACACCAATCCAACATTCTTGGTTATCTTCAAGGTGCTTACTCCATCTGAGTGGATAAAGAGGATGAAGGAACAATTTCTATATCGAATATTTCAATAGATAACAAACCTAAAACTTTGTCCTCCATTTAATGTACCACTCAACTGCAACTCACAATTATTACAAATGAGTTTGTACCAATTATTCATTCTGATAATAACAAATAACAAGCAATCCCGCCAAATATTCAAACATCCTTTTAAAACCATAGACATAATCTTGTTGTAACTACTTTGGATTAGGTCTACGCCATAAAGTtttgttcttcttctttttatcttggaaataaaaagcacagaacactaatataaaaAGAGAAGTTCAAAAAATTAAAGTCAAAGAGGAATTTTGGTCAAGTATTACAAGTAGGCTGTGGAAATTAGGTGCAAAGATTCTCTCTAATCTTTGATTTGAGGTTGCTAATGTGCTTGAACGTAACTTTAAACATCTACataaaaatttgtgattaaCTTTCAAATTTGATGAAGCTATGAAGTAAGCCTTTCATATTTTGCCTGAATCAGCTTAAAATTTAAACTGACAAGTTTTCTTGTCTTAAATCACGCTAGAAGAACGATTCCACTTCAAGATCGCCGCTTTGGGCTTTTGGCAGTACCTCAACTACAAATCGATTATCTCCaccgttgattgaagtattgtATTACAAGTACTAATCagagatatagatatatatctatagagatatagatatatatttagagatatagatatatattcTATTTCCTTGATATTCAAATGAAGAGAGACtttataaatttcattttttaattgctccaatagatgacacttgtgttccTCAACTTCCAAATGAACAGGTTCTACATAAGCCTCAAGCAAAGACATTAATAATATCTTTAGACTCAAGGTCCTCATTTTTCATATTCACAGTGGCACTAGTCTTTTCTTTTACATAAATGAACAGATCTTATATGTGCTTCAAGGTCCTTGTTCACACATGCAGTATAATCGCACATGTGACACTTGTGATCTCTAACTTTAAAATGAACAGAATTAATGTGTTTTcgaagggatttctgatttacGGCGTATTCACAT comes from the Coccinella septempunctata chromosome 2, icCocSept1.1, whole genome shotgun sequence genome and includes:
- the LOC123307566 gene encoding N-glycosylase/DNA lyase, producing MSMVLKGCLNIWRDCLLFVIIRMNNWYKLICNNCELQLSGTLNGGQSFRWSKHLEDNQECWIGVFKKRVWILKQNETEILYKVFETKCGFEKKEIEERNELYNNILKDYFQLNLSLREYYQQWSEADPIFKKAAQQFYGIRILNQDVTENIFSFICSSNNNISRISSMVNKLAKFYGDKICEINGETYYSFPDVENLTQPGVEAKLRENGFGYRAKYITKSAEMIKEKGGEMWLEKLKGMDYEEAKESLMTLTGIGAKVADCICLMSLGHLGALPVDTHVYQIAAKFYMPHIRNKKTVTKKMYDEIGDHFRKLYGPLAGWAHTVLFCADLKKFQGEL